ctcgctgggccaaggtaggccaagcctgttcctcgctgggccaaggtaggccaagcctgttcctcgctgggccaaggtaggccaagcctgttcctaactgggccaaggtaggccaagcctgttcctcgctgggccaaggtaggccaagcctgttcctaactgggccaaggtaggccaagcctgttcctcgctgggccaaggtaggccaggcAGGTAcctcactgggccaaggtaggccaggcctgttcctcgctgggccaaggtaggccagggctgttcctcgctgggccaaggtaggccaagcctgttcctcgctgggccaaggtaggccaagcctgttcctcactgggccaaggtaggccaagcctgttcctcgctgggccaaggtaggccaagcctgttcctaactgggccaaggtaggccaagcctgttcctaactgggccaaggtaggccaagcctgttcctaactgggccaaggtaggccaagcctgttcctcgctgggccaaggtaggccaggcaggttcctcactgggccaaggtaggccaggcaggttcctcactgggccaaggtaggccaggcctgttcctcgctgggccaaggtaggccagggctgttcctcgctgggccaaggtaggccaagcctgttcctaactgggccaaggtaggccaagcctgttcctcactgggccaaggtaggccaggcctgttcctcgctgggccaaggtaggccaagcctgttcctcgctgggccaaggtaggccaggcctgttcctcactgggccaaggtaggccaagcctgttcctcactgggccaaggtaggccaagcctgttcctcgctgggccaaggtaggccaggcctgttcctcgctgggccaaggtaggccaggcctgttcctcactgggccaaggtaggccaggcctgttcctcactgggccaaggtaggccaagcctgttcctcactgggccaaggtaggccaggcctgttcctcgctgggccaaggtaggccaggcctgttcctcgctgggccaaggtaggccaagcctgttcctcgctgggccaaggtaggccaggcctgttcctcgctgggccaaggtaggccaggcctgttcctcactgggccaaggtaggccaggcctgttcctcactgggccaaggtaggccaggcctgttcctcgctgggccaaggtaggccaagcctgttcctcactgggccaaggtaggccaagcctgttcctcgctgggccaaggtaggccaagcctgttcctcactgggccaaggtaggccaagcctgttcctcgctgggccaaggtaggccaagcctgttcctcactgggccaaggtaggccaagcctgttcctcgctgggccaaggtaggccaagcctgttcctcactgggccaaggtaggccaagcctgttcctcactgggccaaggtaggccaagcctgttcctcactgggccaaggtaggccaagcctgttcctcactgggccaaggtaggccaagcctgttcctcgctgggccaaggtaggccaagcctgttcctcactgggccaaggtaggccaagcctgttcctcactgggccaaggtaggccaagcctgttcctcgctgggccaaggtaggccaggcctgttcctcgctgggccaaggtaggccaggcctgttcctcgctgggccaaggtaggccaggcctgttcctcactgggccaaggtaggccaggcctgttcctcgctgggccaaggtaggctaggcctgttcctcgctgggccaaggtaggccaagcctgttcctcgctgggccaaggtaggccaggcctgttcctcgctgggccaaggtaggccaagcctgttcctcgctgggccaaggtaggccgggcctgttcctaactgggccaaggtaggccaagcctgttcctaactgggccaaggtaggccaagcctgttcctaactgggccaaggtaggccaagcctgttcctcgctgggccaaggtaggccaggcaggttcctcactgggccaaggtaggccaggcctgttcctcgctgggccaaggtaggccagggctgttcctcgctgggccaaggtaggccaagcctgttcctaactgggccaaggtaggccaagcctgttcctcgctgggccaaggtaggccaagcctgttcctcgctgggccaaggtaggccaagcctgttcctcgctgggccaaggtaggccaggcctgttcctcgctgggccaaggtaggccaagcctgttcctcgctgggccaaggtaggccaggcctgttcctcactgggccaaggtaggccaagcctgttcctcactgggccaagttaggccaagcctgttcctaactgggccaaggtaggccaagcctgttcctaactgggccaaggtaggccaagcctgttcctcactgggccaaggtaggccaagcctgtgcctcgctgggccaaggtaggccaggcctgttcctcgctgggccaaggtaggccaagcctgttcctcgctgggccaaggtaggccaggcctgttcctcactgggccaaggtaggccaggccttttcctcactgggccaaggtaggccaagcctgttcctcactgggccaaggtaggccaagcctgttcctaactgggccaaggtaggccaagcctgttcctaactgggccaaggtaggccaagcctgttcctaactgggccaaggtaggccaagcctgttcctcgctgggccaaggtaggccaggcctgttcctcactgggccaaggtaggccaagcctgttcctcgctgggccaaggtaggccaagcctgttcctcactgggccaaggtaggccaagcctgttcctcgctgggccaaggtaggccaagcctgtccctcactgggccaaggtaggccaagcctgttcctcgctgggccaaggtaggccaagcctgttcctcactgggccaaggtaggccaagcctgttccttgctgggccaaggtaggccaagcctgttcctcgctggaccaaggtaggccaagcctgttcctcgctgggccaaggtaggccaagcctgttcctcgctgggccaaggtaggccaagcctgttcctaactgggccaaggtaggccaagcctgttcctaactgggccaaggtaggccaagcctgttcctaactgggccaaggtaggccaagcctgttcctcgctgggccaaggtaggccaggcaggttcctcactgggccaaggtaggccaggcctgttcctcgctgggccaaggtaggccagggctgttcctcgctgggccaaggtaggccaagcctgttcctaactgggccaaggtaggccaagcctgttcctcactgggccaaggtaggccaagcctgttcctcgctgggccaaggtaggccaggcctgttcctcactgggccaaggtaggccaggcctgttcctcactgggccaaggtaggccaagcctgttcctcgctgggccaaggtaggccaagcctgttcctcactgggccaaggtaggccaagcctgttcctcactgggccaaggtaggccaagcctgttcctcactgggccaaggtgggccaagcctgttcctcactgggccaaggtaggccaagcctgttcctcactgggccaaggtaggccaagcctgttcctcgctgggccaaggtaggccaagcctgttcctcactgggccaaggtaggccaagcctgttcctcactgggccaaggtaggccaagcctgttcctcgctgggccaaggtaggccaggcctgttcctcgctgggccaaggtaggccaggcctgttcctcgctgggccaaggtaggccaggcctgttcctcactgggccaaggtcggccaggcctgttcctcgctgggccaaggtaggccaggcctgttcctcgctgggccaaggtaggccaagcctgttcctcgctgggccaaggtaggccaggcctgttcctcgctgggccaaggtaggccaagcctgttcctcgctgggccaaggtaggcccggcctgttcctaactgggccaaggtaggccaggcctgttcctaactgggccaaggtaggccaagcctgttcctaactgggccaaggtaggccaagcctgttcctcactgggccaaggtaggccaagcctgttcctcgctgggccaaggtaggccaggcctgttcctcactgggccaaggtaggccaggcctgttcctcactgggccaaggtaggccaagcctgttcctcgctgggccaaggtaggccaagcctgttcctcactgggccaaggtaggccaagcctgttcctcgctgggccaaggtaggccaagcctgttcctcactgggccaaggtaggccaagcctgttcctcgctgggccaaggtaggccaagcctgttcctcactgggccaaggtaggccaagcctgttcctcgctgggccaaggtaggccaagcctgttcctcactgggccaaggtaggccaagcctgttcctcactgggccaaggtaggccaagcctgttcctcactgggccaaggtaggccaagcctgttcctcactgggccaaggtaggccaagcctgttcctcgctgggccaaggtaggccaagcctgttcctcactgggccaaggtaggccaagcctgttcctcactgggccaaggtaggccaagcctgttcctcgctgggccaaggtaggccaggcctgttcctcgctgggccaaggtaggccaggcctgttcctcgctgggccaaggtaggccaggcctgttcctcactgggccaaggtaggccaggcctgttcctcgctgggccaaggtaggccaggcctgttcctcgctgggccaaggtaggccaagcctgttcctcgctgggccaaggtaggccaggcctgttcctcgctgggccaaggtaggccaagcctgttcctaactgggccaaggtaggccaagcctgttcctaactgggccaaggtaggccaagcctgttcctaactgggccaaggtaggccaagcctgttcctcgctgggccaaggtaggccaggcaggttcctcactgggccaaggtaggccaggcctgttcctcgctgggccaaggtaggccagggctgttcctcgctgggccaaggtaggccaagcctgttcctaactgggccaaggtaggccaagcctgttcctcgctgggccaaggtaggccaagcctgttcctcgctgggccaaggtaggccaagcctgttcctcgctgggccaaggtaggccaggcctgttcctcgctgggccaaggtaggccaagcctgttcctcgctgggccaaggtaggccaggcctgttcctaactgggccaaggtaggccaagcctgttcctaactgggccaaggtaggccaagcctgttcctcgctgggccaaggtaggccaggcaggttcctcactgggccaaggtaggccaggcctgttcctcgctgggccaaggtaggccagggctgttcctcgctgggccaaggtaggccaagcctgttcctaactgggccaaggtaggccaagcctgttcctcgctgggccaaggtaggccaagcctgttcctcgctgggccaaggtaggccaagcctgttcctcgctgggccaaggtaggccaggcctgttcctcgctgggccaaggtaggccaagcctgttcctcgctgggccaaggtaggccaggcctgttcctcactgggccaaggtaggccaagcctgttcctcactgggccaaggtaggccaagcctgttcctaactgggccaaggtaggccaagcctgttcctaactgggccaaggtaggccaagcctgttcctcactgggccaaggtaggccaagcctgtgcctcgctgggccaaggtaggccaggcctgttcctcgctgggccaaggtaggccaagcctgttcctcgctgggccaaggtaggccaggcctgttcctcactgggccaaggtaggccaggcctgttcctcactgggccaaggtaggccaagcctgttcctcactgggccaaggtaggccaagcctgttcctaactgggccaaggtaggccaagcctgttcctaactgggccaaggtaggccaagcctgttcctaactgggccaaggtaggccaagcctgttcctcgctgggccaaggtaggccaggcctgttcctcactgggccaaggtaggccaagcctgttcctcgctgggccaaggtaggccaagcctgttcctcactgggccaaggtaggccaagcctgttcctcgctgggccaaggtaggccaagcctgtccctcactgggccaaggtaggccaagcctgttcctcgctgggccaaggtaggccaagcctgttcctcactgggccaaggtaggccaagcctgttcctcgctgggccaaggtaggccaagcctgttcctcgctgggccaaggtaggccaagcctgttcctcgctgggccaaggtaggccaagcctgttcctcgctgggccaaggtaggccaagcctgttcctaactgggccaaggtaggccaagcctgttcctcactgggccaaggtaggccaagcctgttcctaactgggccaaggtaggccaagcctgttcctcgctgggccaaggtaggccaggcaggttcctcactgggccaaggtaggccaggcctgttcctcactgggccaaggtaggccagggctgttcctcgctgggccaaggtaggccaagcctgttcctaactgggccaaggtaggccaagcctgttcctaactgggccaaggtaggccaagcctgttcctcgctgggccaaggtaggccaagcctgttcctcgctgggccaaggtaggccaggcctgttcctcgctgggccaaggtaggccaggcctgttcctcactgggccaaggtaggccaagcctgttcctcgctgggccaaggtaggccaagcctgttcctcgctgggccaaggtaggccaggcctgttcctcactgggccaaggtaggccaagcctgttcctcactgggccaaggtaggccaagcctgttcctaactgggccaaggtaggccaagcctgttcctaactgggccaaggtaggccaagcctgttcctaactgggccaaggtaggccaagcctgttcctcgctgggccaaggtaggccaggcctgttcctcactgggccaaggtaggccaggcctgttcctcactgggccaaggtaggccaggcctgttcttcactgggccaaggtaggccaagcctgttcctcgctgggccaaggtaggccaagcctgttcctcactgggccaaggtaggccaagcctgttcctcgctgggccaaggtaggccaagcctgttcctcactgggccaaggtaggccaagcctgttcctcgctgggccaaggtaggccaagcctgttcctcactgggccaaggtaggccaagcctgttcctcgctgggccaaggtaggccaagcctgttcctcactgggccaaggtaggccaagcctgttcctcactgggccaaggtaggccaagcctgttcctcactgggccaaggtaggccaagcctgttcctcgctgggccaaggtaggcgaagcctgttcctcgctgggccaaggtaggccaagcctgttcctcgctgggccaaggtaggccaagcctgttcctcgctgggccaaggtaggccaagcctgttcctcgctgggccaaggtaggccaagcctgttcctcgctgggccaaggtaggccaagcctgttcctcgctgggccaaggtaggccaagcctgatcctcgctgggccaaggtaggccaagcctgttcctcgctgggccaaggtaggccaagcctgttcctcgctgggccaaggtaggccaggcctgttcctcgctgggccaaggtaggccaggcctgttcctcgctgggccaaggtaggccaagcctgttcctcactgggccaaggtaggccaagcctgttcctaactgggccaaggtaggccaagcctgttcctcgctgggccaaggtaggccaagcctgttcctcactgggccaaggtaggccaggcctgttcctcgctgggccaaggtaggccaagcctgttcctcgctgggccaaggtaggccaggcctgttcctcgctgggccaaggtaggccaagcctgttcctcgctgggccaaggtaggccaagcctgttcctcgctgggccaaggtaggccaagcctgttcctcgctgggccaaggtaggccaagcctgttcctcgctgggccaaggtaggccaagcctgttcctcgctgggccaaggtaggccaagcctgttcctcactgggccaaggtaggccaagcctgttcctcgctgggccaaggtaggccaagcctgttcctcactgggccaaggtaggccaagcctgttcctcaccGGACCAAGGTAGGCCAGGCCTGTTCCTTACCGGGCCacggtaggccaagcctgttcctcaccGGACCAAGGTAGGCCAGgcctgttcctcactgggccaaggtaggccaagcctgttcctcactggggcaaggtaggccaagcctgttcctcgctggttcaaggtaggccaagcctattactcactgggccaaggtaggccaagcctgttcttcactgggccaaggtaggccaggccTGTTCTTCACTGGGCCAAAGTCTGTAgctctgtgtcactgtgtgtgtgtgtatgtgtatgtgtgtgtgtgtgtgtgtgtgtgtgtgtgtgttcccaggtACTCATCATCGACTACATGTCTAAGATCCTGTTTGTGTACGAGGTGGGGGAGAACTGCACGACACCGAAGAGTGAGAGAACACCTCTTTACAGCGAGGAACCAATGTCGGGCAACTCCGCCCTGGCACGGAACCATTACCACGACGACCTCTACCATGACGGCTGTTACCAAGACGACTGCCATCGCCTCGGTCCGTACCAGTATGGCAATGGGCATCTCCAAAACCACcacagcacacatcaaaatcacCTCGACAACAGTCGCTACGGTAACGGCGGTCACCGCGACGATCGTTACAGTAACCGTAGTAACCAGAACCATCACAGCAACCCGAGCCAGACCTCCAAGGGGGAAGGGGGCGAGGAGAAGAGGGAGCCCCTGAGAGGATACCACCACATCGGGACAGAGGAGTTGGACTATCAGGCCCCGCCTCCAGGGAACCTCCAGAATGGTGGGCTGAATGAGCCGCTGCCTTACCCCAAGGAGAAGCACCTCAGCCCAGCCTCGGACCCggcctgctcctgctcctgcccCTGCCCACACCACAAACAGGTGACTAATGCCCACTGGATCACACAGTCAGGATTTATCAAGctgtgcctcctctctctctctccctccctctcctcctcccctctctctccctccctctcctcctctcgccctctcctccctatccctctctccctccctcctctctctctctccctctcctccccatccccctcttctaGGTGTTGTATAATATCTAATACATTTCAAACTGTTTCTCATCCCTccaaaccctccctccctccctccctccctccctccctccctccctccctccctccctccctccctccctccctccctccctccctccctctcctccccatccctctcttcctctcctccctccctctcctcactctcctccctccctccctcccctccctctcctcactctcctccccacccctctcttctAGGTGGTGTATAACATCCAGTACATCGCCAACTGTTTCCGGGAGCAACGGGCGACGTGTGCTAAAGGGGCGGAGTGGAAGAAGGTTGCCAAGGTGATGGACCGGTTCTTCATGTGGATCTTCTTCATCATGGTCTTCCTCATGAGTATCCTCATCATCGGCAAGGCAACTTGACGGACGGAGGGATGGGCGGAtaaagggaagagggagagagaggaagggagggatgagaggaagagagggaggaagagatggaggagagggagggaggaaagggggaggagatggggacggaggagaggaagagagggagggaggaagagagggacggaggagaggaagagagggagggaggaagagagggacggaggagaggaagagagggagggaggaagagggggatggaggagaggaagagaggaaagtgggaggagatggggacggaggagaggaagagagggaaggaggaagagagggagggagggaggagagggggacggaggagaggaagagatggaggagagggaggagagggggagagaggtagaagagggacagagagagagggagtgtgacaGACGGAGGATAGAAGgactagggagggagagggggaggagcctCAAATCGTCGGGGCaggaactctacaaggtgtagaaagcgttccacagggacgctggtccatgttgactccaacgttTCCCacagtgtcaagttggctggatgtcctttgggtggtggaccattcttgatacacacaggaaactgatgagcgtggaaaaacccagcagcgttgcagttcttgacactaactgctgcgcctggcacctactaccatccccccgttcaaaggcacttaaatattttatctcgcctattcaccctctgaatgacacacatacacaatccatgtctcaattgtctcaacatcattctttaacccgtctcctccccttcatctacactgattggtcggccgtctcctccccttcatctacactgattggtcGGCCGTCtcgtccccttcatctacactgattggtcggccgtctcctccccttcatctacactgattggtcggccgtctcctccccttcatctacactgattggtcggccgtctcctccccttcatctacactgattggtcggccgtctcctccccttcatctacactgattggtaggccgtctcctccccttcatctacactgattggtcGGCCACCGTTCCcccataggccgtcattgtaaataagaatttgttcttaactgacttgcctagttaaataaaggttaaattaaataaagtTGTGGATTTAACAtgtggcatcaataagggatcagagctttcacctgaattcacctggtcagtctatgtcatggtgttcctaatattttgtccactcagtgtgtaCTACCAGGTAAATGGATCACAGAGCTATAGGAGAATGAGCAGATATACAAATACACAGTGGGTATACGATGGGTATATGACCAAAACCTCCCCCCGGGCTGTGACCAAAACAGTTTCTTCCCCTGGCCCGGGGGAACTGTTCAGTATGTGGGAGGTTTTGGTCACAGCCTGCGGGAAGAAACTGTTTAGGTGGACGGAGGTTTTGGTCACAACCCGATGCCTTGATGCCTTGATTCCTGGGATGAATAAATAATTTCTCCAGTGCATCCCATCCAACGGTGAGGATGTTCCTCAACAGGGAAACCCCTGCAAGGTGACATGATGCCTCCCATCCAACGGTGAGGATGTTCCTCAACAGAGAAACCCCTGCAAGGTGACATGATGCCTCCCATCCAACGGTGAGGATGTTCCTCAACAGGGAAACCCCTGCAAGGTGACATGATGCCTCCCATCCAACGGTGAGGATGTTCCTCAACAGGGAAACCCCTGCAAGGTGACATGATGCCTCCCATCCAACGGTGAGGATGTTCCTCAACAGGGAAACCCCTGCAAGGTGACATGATGCTTCCCATCCAACGGTGAGGATGTTCCTCAACAGGGAAACCCCTGCAAGGTGACATGATGCTTCCCATCCAACGGTGAGGATGTTCCTCAACAGGGAAACCCCTGCAAGGTGACATGATGCTTCCCATCCAACGGTGAGGATGTTCCTCAACAGGGAAACCCCTGCAAGGTGACATGATGCATCCCATCCAACGGTGAGGATGTTCCTCAACAGGGAAACCCCTGCAAGGTGACATGATGCCTCCCATCCAACGGTGAGGATGTTCCTCAACAGGGAAACCCCTGCAAGGTGACATGATGCTTCCCATCCAACGGTGAGGATGTTCCTCAACAGGGAAACCCCTGCAAGGTGACATGATGCCTCCCATCCAACGGTGAGGATGTTCCTCAACAGGGAAACCCCTGCAAGGTGACATGATGCATCCCATCCAACGGTGAGGATGTTCCTCAACAGGGAAACCCCTGCAAGGTGACATGATGCTTCCCATCCAACGGTGAGGATGTTCCTCAACAGGGAAACCCCTGCAAGGTGACATGATGCTTCCCATCCAACGGTGAGGATGTTCCTCAACAGGGAAACCCCTGCAAGGTGACATGATGCCTCCCATCCAACGGTGAGGATGTTCCTCAACAGGGAAACCCCTGCAAGGTGACATGATGCATCCCATCCAACGGTGAGGATGTTCCTCAACAGGGAAACCCCTGCAAGGTGACATGATGCATCCCATCCAACGGTGAGGATGTTCCTCAACAGGGAAACCCCTGCAAGGTGACATGATGCTTCCCATCCAACGGTGAGGATGTTCCTCAACAGGGAAACCCCTGCAAGGTGACATGATGCATCCCATCCAACGGTGAGGATGTTCCTCAACAGGGAAACCCCTGCAAGGTGACATGATGCCTCCCATCCAACGGTGAGGATGTTCCTCAACAGGGAAACCCCTGCAAGGTGACATGATGCCTCCCATCCAACGGTGAGGATGTTCCTCAACAGGGAAACCCCTGCAAGGTGACATGATGCCTCCCATCCAACGGTGAGGATGTTCCTCAACAGGGAAACCCCTGCAAGGTGACATGATGCCTCCCATCCAACGGTGAGGATGTTCCTCAACAGGGAAACCCCTGCAAGGTGACATGATGCCTCCCATCCAACGGTGAGGATGTTCCTCAACAGGGAAACCCCTGCAAGGTGACATGATGCCTCCCATCCAACGGTGAGGATGTTCCTCAACAGGGAAACCCCTGCAAGGTGACATGATGCCTCCCATCCAACGGTGAGGATGTTCCTCAACAGGGAAACCCCTGCAAGGTGACATGATGCCTCCCATCCAACGGTGAGGATGTTCCTCAACAGGGAAACCCCTGCAAGGTGACATGATGCATCCCATCCAACGGTGAGGATGTTCCTCAACAGGGAAACCCCTGCAAGGTGACATGATGCATCCCATCCAACGGTGAGGATGTTCCTCAACAGGGAAACCCCTGCAAGGTGACATGATGCTTCCCATCCAACGGTGAGGATGTTCCTCAACAGGGAAACCCCTGCAAGGTGACAT
This genomic interval from Salvelinus alpinus chromosome 6, SLU_Salpinus.1, whole genome shotgun sequence contains the following:
- the LOC139577903 gene encoding neuronal acetylcholine receptor subunit alpha-9-I-like, whose amino-acid sequence is MSKILFVYEVGENCTTPKSERTPLYSEEPMSGNSALARNHYHDDLYHDGCYQDDCHRLGPYQYGNGHLQNHHSTHQNHLDNSRYGNGGHRDDRYSNRSNQNHHSNPSQTSKGEGGEEKREPLRGYHHIGTEELDYQAPPPGNLQNGGLNEPLPYPKEKHLSPASDPACSCSCPCPHHKQVVYNIQYIANCFREQRATCAKGAEWKKVAKVMDRFFMWIFFIMVFLMSILIIGKAT